One part of the Candidatus Zixiibacteriota bacterium genome encodes these proteins:
- the ftcD gene encoding glutamate formimidoyltransferase: MIRLVECVPNFSEGRRKDVIDRIVAAITSVPSVVLLDREMDADHNRAVVTFVCPPEDAVEACFRGYKEAAELIDMRTHQGEHPRMGATDVCPFIPISDFSEAEAIELANQLGRRVGEELQIPVYLYESAATHPDRQNLAYVRRGEYEAIRDEIETNPSRKPDYGPSKMNLKAGATAIGVRFPLVAFNVYLDTDRVSIAKKVANAVRFAKGGYRFVKAMGFSIKERNLVQVSMNLVNYTQTPLFRVFETIKSEAARYGVNVLSSEIIGLVPQQALLDVADFYLRLENFTAAQVLEEKLRRSGVGGGGVAASFYDEVASSSPTPGGGSVAASAGALAAALDAMVCRLTVGKKKYVDVQQELTAIRDRAETLRAQLTEMIKKDGEAFDKVMSARKLPRDTESEISRRNAEIIAATKQAALAPLETARLSLQVLELTRIVAEKGNVNSVSDAGVSALMAKAAIEGAIYNVKINISSLDDTQFVENLRREIAGLQEKSSLLADEIRKVVESKL; the protein is encoded by the coding sequence ATGATTAGACTTGTCGAATGTGTGCCTAATTTTTCCGAAGGGCGCCGAAAAGATGTTATTGATAGAATTGTCGCCGCCATCACCTCTGTTCCATCGGTGGTACTGCTTGACCGGGAGATGGATGCCGACCATAATCGCGCCGTGGTCACCTTTGTCTGCCCGCCGGAAGATGCGGTCGAAGCCTGTTTTCGAGGTTATAAAGAAGCGGCCGAACTGATAGATATGCGGACTCATCAGGGGGAGCATCCCCGGATGGGGGCGACCGACGTCTGTCCCTTCATTCCGATTTCTGATTTCAGCGAAGCGGAAGCGATTGAATTGGCAAACCAGCTGGGCCGACGGGTAGGGGAGGAGCTGCAGATACCGGTTTATCTGTATGAATCAGCCGCCACCCACCCGGACCGCCAGAATCTCGCTTATGTCCGGCGCGGAGAATATGAGGCGATCCGGGATGAAATCGAAACCAACCCGAGCCGCAAACCGGATTACGGTCCATCGAAGATGAACCTCAAGGCGGGAGCCACCGCCATTGGTGTCCGTTTCCCGCTGGTTGCGTTCAATGTCTATCTTGATACCGACCGCGTTTCTATCGCCAAGAAAGTCGCTAATGCCGTTCGCTTTGCCAAGGGCGGATATCGCTTTGTTAAGGCGATGGGCTTCTCCATAAAAGAGCGCAATCTGGTGCAGGTCTCGATGAACCTGGTCAACTATACTCAGACCCCGCTCTTTCGGGTATTCGAGACAATTAAGTCCGAGGCTGCCCGTTACGGGGTCAATGTTCTATCCTCAGAAATAATTGGACTTGTTCCTCAACAGGCGCTGCTTGATGTTGCCGACTTTTATCTTCGCCTCGAAAATTTTACAGCGGCTCAGGTACTGGAAGAAAAACTGCGCCGCAGCGGAGTTGGTGGCGGCGGTGTTGCCGCATCATTCTACGATGAAGTTGCCTCTTCATCTCCGACCCCCGGTGGCGGCTCGGTAGCCGCTTCGGCCGGAGCTTTGGCGGCGGCGCTTGATGCCATGGTCTGCCGTCTGACGGTTGGGAAGAAAAAGTATGTCGATGTTCAGCAGGAATTGACTGCTATCCGCGACAGAGCCGAAACCTTGCGGGCGCAATTGACGGAAATGATTAAGAAGGACGGCGAAGCGTTTGACAAGGTGATGTCTGCCCGCAAACTGCCTAGAGATACCGAATCTGAAATAAGCCGACGCAATGCGGAAATCATAGCCGCTACCAAGCAGGCCGCCCTGGCGCCGCTGGAGACCGCCCGGCTTTCCCTGCAGGTGCTGGAACTGACCCGTATTGTTGCCGAAAAGGGGAATGTCAATTCCGTGTCTGATGCCGGTGTCTCGGCGCTGATGGCAAAAGCCGCCATTGAGGGAGCCATATATAATGTGAAGATAAATATCTCCTCTCTGGACGATACCCAGTTTGTGGAAAACCTGCGCCGGGAAATCGCCGGTTTACAGGAAAAAAGCAGCCTGCTTGCCGATGAAATCCGGAAGGTCGTGGAGAGCAAGCTTTAG
- a CDS encoding MXAN_6640 family putative metalloprotease has protein sequence MKTSLVFMILLMLFAAGTAAAETLSEQYQQDLLDRMRYLRGAGPIPVSLDSVEQPHCGTSIAFELFLNLPQMSESFRAAKPMARPALSDSMVSPAQRFMIHYTTSGVDAVYQSNVDIAPADGIPDYVNRVSEIADSVYNFITVYLGFPSPPQDDFYPDGGDSLYDIYIQELGLSYYGYTQGEIAINAQSATSYLVIDNNYNFAPYSTRPLDAVRVTVAHEFFHAIHFGMDYTEYEGANTYDDPARLYWWEMSSTWMEEAAYDAINDYYGYLKAFYDYPWLALQDFSIGNSLHPYGAAVFPIYLSEKFGPSIVREIWERCRDYGTGPQFLRAANEAIMELSTGEYDLGRAFAEFSVYNLFTGPRSVRAPLSYRYVRNTAVDTVATPLVFSEAANYPMIPDSAFIPHASYPFFMVWPWPSTTPEITAEKMGYFKQRVPQNLASNYITLNNLGPGDDTAIFRFTGDRITSLQLRWHTAVVGFPINSGSPADVRIHYLTDSAIVVDSMFTSGFFRFYAIPSVSSIINSAYIDGATGYHFGYLVADSVTEVDLDDSTKLRFKVLAPYPNPMVVKSDNDEITFRVEFEREAGIPGGTKVFVSVDLFNAAGEKVLSPNLTDSIGEVLWPVNEDEWEWSWNLLNDKGKAVAPGVYIAVIRLEVPDANISTVKKYKLAVIK, from the coding sequence TTGAAAACGTCACTTGTATTTATGATTCTTCTGATGCTCTTTGCGGCAGGGACCGCGGCTGCCGAAACATTGAGCGAACAGTACCAGCAGGATTTGCTCGACCGAATGCGGTATCTTCGGGGCGCTGGACCTATACCGGTCTCCCTCGATTCTGTAGAGCAGCCCCATTGCGGCACCAGTATCGCCTTCGAATTATTCTTGAATCTGCCTCAGATGTCGGAGTCGTTCCGCGCCGCCAAGCCGATGGCTCGTCCCGCTCTTTCCGATTCGATGGTCTCGCCGGCGCAGAGATTTATGATACATTACACCACCTCGGGAGTTGACGCCGTCTATCAGTCAAATGTCGATATCGCTCCGGCCGACGGCATTCCTGATTATGTCAATCGGGTGTCCGAAATCGCCGATTCCGTATATAATTTTATAACGGTCTATCTCGGTTTCCCGTCGCCGCCTCAGGATGATTTTTACCCCGACGGGGGCGACTCTCTCTATGACATTTATATCCAGGAACTCGGCTTGTCATATTACGGCTATACCCAGGGGGAAATCGCCATCAACGCGCAGTCGGCAACTTCTTACCTGGTAATTGACAATAATTACAATTTTGCCCCGTACAGCACCCGTCCTCTCGATGCGGTTCGTGTTACTGTGGCCCACGAATTTTTTCACGCCATCCATTTCGGTATGGATTATACCGAGTACGAGGGCGCCAACACCTATGATGACCCGGCGCGACTGTACTGGTGGGAGATGTCCTCCACCTGGATGGAAGAGGCGGCGTACGACGCCATCAATGACTATTACGGTTATCTCAAGGCATTCTATGATTACCCCTGGCTGGCGCTTCAGGATTTCTCCATCGGCAACTCGCTGCATCCCTATGGCGCGGCGGTGTTCCCGATATATTTGAGCGAGAAATTCGGACCGAGCATTGTGCGCGAAATCTGGGAGCGCTGTCGCGATTACGGCACCGGACCGCAGTTCCTTCGCGCCGCCAATGAGGCGATAATGGAGCTCTCGACGGGGGAATATGATTTGGGGCGCGCTTTTGCCGAGTTCAGCGTCTATAATCTGTTTACCGGTCCCCGTTCGGTAAGAGCTCCGCTCTCATATCGCTATGTAAGGAATACAGCGGTGGACACAGTAGCGACACCACTGGTTTTCTCCGAGGCGGCGAATTATCCGATGATACCTGATTCGGCTTTTATCCCGCATGCCAGCTATCCCTTCTTTATGGTGTGGCCCTGGCCCAGTACTACCCCGGAGATAACCGCCGAAAAAATGGGATATTTCAAACAGCGGGTGCCGCAAAACCTGGCGTCAAACTATATAACGCTTAATAATCTTGGACCGGGCGACGACACCGCTATCTTCCGCTTCACCGGCGACCGGATTACCTCTTTACAGCTGCGGTGGCATACGGCTGTAGTCGGCTTTCCGATCAATTCAGGTTCGCCGGCGGATGTTCGCATACATTACCTGACCGATTCGGCTATTGTCGTTGATTCCATGTTCACCTCCGGATTTTTCAGGTTCTACGCCATACCATCGGTATCATCGATTATAAACTCTGCCTATATTGACGGCGCCACTGGATATCATTTTGGGTATCTTGTGGCCGATTCCGTGACGGAGGTTGACCTCGACGACAGCACCAAACTTCGCTTCAAAGTGCTTGCCCCGTATCCCAATCCGATGGTAGTTAAATCAGACAATGATGAGATAACTTTCAGAGTCGAATTTGAGCGCGAAGCCGGTATACCGGGCGGCACCAAAGTCTTTGTTTCCGTAGACTTGTTCAACGCCGCCGGAGAAAAGGTGCTCTCGCCGAATTTGACTGACAGCATCGGCGAAGTGCTCTGGCCTGTCAATGAAGATGAATGGGAATGGTCCTGGAATCTGCTTAACGACAAAGGCAAGGCGGTGGCGCCCGGAGTCTATATTGCGGTCATAAGACTGGAAGTCCCCGACGCCAATATCAGCACGGTCAAAAAGTACAAGCTTGCCGTTATCAAATGA
- a CDS encoding PHP domain-containing protein, which yields MYDRIDLHIHTYYSDGLNSPVEILEIVRSKSLRAFAICDHDNLQGYREIRKLLRTDDPELISGVELSAGKGTDDIHLLGYFIDADNPALTDALADFRQKRNRRGEIMLSKLKKMGVEIPLELVKEIAGNSAIGRPHVADALLRIGAVKSYEAAFGKYIGDKSPAYVPKENMSPAEAIALIHNAGGLAVLAHPGIGNVSRFIDDLVPIGLDGIEIYHPNHNSQHRTRYKKIAQEHNLLITGGSDFHGRDGKYGLIGSEPVAYDILESLKARYNSRNRGIH from the coding sequence ATGTACGACCGCATCGACCTGCATATTCATACCTATTACTCGGATGGACTGAATTCCCCAGTGGAAATCCTCGAGATTGTCCGGTCAAAGAGTCTGCGCGCTTTTGCCATTTGCGACCACGATAACCTGCAGGGATATCGCGAAATCAGGAAACTCCTCAGGACCGATGACCCGGAGTTAATCAGCGGGGTAGAGCTGTCAGCCGGAAAGGGGACCGATGATATACATCTGCTGGGGTATTTTATTGACGCAGACAATCCGGCTTTGACCGATGCTCTTGCCGATTTTCGCCAAAAAAGGAACCGCCGCGGCGAAATAATGTTAAGCAAATTAAAAAAGATGGGAGTCGAAATCCCTCTGGAACTTGTAAAAGAGATTGCCGGTAACTCCGCCATCGGGAGGCCGCATGTTGCCGATGCCCTGCTCAGAATCGGCGCGGTAAAATCGTATGAAGCCGCTTTTGGAAAATATATCGGGGATAAATCGCCCGCCTATGTCCCCAAGGAAAATATGAGCCCGGCCGAGGCTATCGCTCTTATTCATAACGCCGGCGGTCTGGCAGTCCTGGCGCACCCCGGAATCGGCAATGTCTCCCGTTTCATTGACGACCTGGTGCCGATTGGCCTGGATGGCATCGAAATTTATCATCCCAATCATAACAGCCAGCACCGGACCCGCTACAAGAAGATTGCCCAGGAGCATAATCTATTAATCACCGGCGGCTCCGATTTCCATGGGCGTGACGGCAAATACGGGCTCATCGGAAGTGAACCGGTCGCCTATGATATTCTCGAATCACTGAAAGCAAGATACAATTCAAGAAATAGAGGTATCCATTGA
- a CDS encoding superoxide dismutase has translation MSYEWKFNPRPYSDEEAKKLLKDVVSPETTDWHYNTHHKGYVTFLNKIEAALEKADRAAANGNYSEIGELKRRLTWNHGGTVLHDVYWEVLGGDGDPSKGKEVLAAIEKEFGSFDNWKADFKATAIAAKLSGWGVLVFDRLYSGRLLNVLVDEHHYGAIWGGVPLISLDVFEHAYYHKDGPGRAKYIDNFLANLHWGRINERFKKYAK, from the coding sequence ATGTCGTACGAGTGGAAATTCAATCCCCGTCCCTATTCCGATGAGGAAGCCAAGAAACTTCTTAAGGACGTCGTTTCACCGGAAACGACCGACTGGCACTACAATACTCATCACAAAGGGTATGTAACATTTCTCAACAAAATTGAAGCGGCGCTGGAAAAAGCCGATCGCGCTGCCGCCAATGGCAATTATTCTGAAATCGGCGAACTGAAACGCCGTCTGACATGGAACCACGGCGGCACCGTGTTGCACGATGTTTACTGGGAGGTTTTGGGAGGCGATGGCGACCCCTCCAAGGGGAAAGAGGTCTTAGCCGCCATCGAGAAAGAATTTGGAAGTTTTGACAACTGGAAAGCCGATTTCAAGGCGACCGCAATCGCCGCCAAACTTTCCGGCTGGGGTGTTCTGGTCTTTGACCGTCTTTACAGCGGTCGCCTGCTCAATGTCTTAGTTGATGAGCATCATTATGGCGCTATCTGGGGCGGTGTGCCGCTGATTTCCCTGGATGTGTTCGAACATGCCTATTACCACAAAGATGGTCCCGGGCGCGCCAAATATATAGACAACTTTCTTGCCAACCTGCATTGGGGAAGAATTAACGAGCGGTTCAAAAAGTACGCCAAATAG